The genomic segment ACATCCTCTGCTGTCCGGTAGCTCTCGTTTAATATTGATTCATGAGCAAGGTTTTTCTGAGCTATACCGTGGAAGGCTTGGAATATGCAAACATATTTGGATATACACTAATAAAAGAGGGCCAGGGACATTATGGTCATAGCATATATGCATGCTCTTTCGCGGGGTTGCTTCTAATTATTTCAAACCTTGTATTTATCAAACATTTTGTCCATTTCTAGCGTACTGGATAATGGACATGAACCATAAAGTTCATGCTAGATACTGTAATCTTGATTGTACTTGACTTGAAAATCAAGATGAGTTGGAACTAAAGTTAGCAAATAAAGGTCTTTGAGCTACTaccaaaggaaaacaaaataaacatctTTATATTGGAAGTTTGGAACTCACTGACAAAATTTTGGTtctatatagaaagaaaatagaaaccTACGTACTGCAAAAAGGACCAGAGTTGCCATTGCTAGGCAATTCCAAGCTGTGCAAAATCAATCAGAAGGACCAGAGTTGTCATTGCTAGGCAATTCCAAGCTGTTGGATATGGATGTCCCTGTGGGAGTTTCCATTGGTAACATCTTGTTTCAAAGGATAAAGGGATGCAGTAATTAAGGGCATGATTGAGAACTCTTCAGGTACATGTTATACTCTTGGGAAGCTACTTTATTTaccattaatttgtttatttcagTTATTTTAATGCTAAAGTCTAAGCTGATTCATTACTTCAGAAGCCATGATATAATTTCATCCCCCAAAATGAAGAGATATTGCAGAATAGCATGCTGTCTTctattcttgttctttttatctCCACAAAATTCTACTTTTACATCCTTGTCACAAGCTTCTTTTTACCCTCTTTTAAGCCAACAATGCTTCAATATTGAGAAAACAGCCTTGCTCCAACTGAAAAGGGATTTATCTGCTGCAATACCAGAATCCACTGTTCGTGTCAGTCCCTTGGATTTGTTGGTAATTAAGTTGCTGAGCTGGATTTACAAATAAGCAAATGCAGAAGATTGAAGGGAAAAGCTGACAATAAAGaaggaggaaaagaagaagctgaAGAAAGTTGTTATGTAATGATTAGTTAGTTGCATTTCAGTTATTTGTAACtaactaagaaaagaaaaagtaattaaatgctTTTCTGTAGGCCTAGCTGTTAAAGGCTGTAAAAGATCACACAATACGTGTGTTCTCCCCAAATCAGTTTATAAGGGGCATTTTTGCCAAGCATGTTGTGTGTGGAAAATATATACAAGAATTACCTTTTTCTGCAACTCTCTCCATTCTTCAACTTTCTGTGCAAACCTTTTTCTCCTACTACCCAAATCAACAATCAACCTacaaatcatcaaataaacacaatcaaacaaaagattaaaaacttcaacatggtatcagagcagtaACTTGATCAACAAGGgactaaaaacacaaaattccaGAAAAGATGGTGTCCAGTGGAGATTTACGAACACCTCAGTTCAACGGTGTGAACTATGACTTTTGGGCAGTAAAGATAGAGACAATCCTCATAGCATTTGATCTATGGGATGTAGTTGAGTTTGGCATCAAATCAGGTTCAAgtgtgaaagaagaagaatctgagaaagaaGATAAGAAGAATGATGAAACCGAGAGCAAAGATGGTGAAACTAAGAGCAGCATAGCTGAAGAAGCTGTTTTcagataaaacaaaataagaaatgcCAAGGCATTGAGCCTCATCCAAGGAGCCTTGACTGATGAACTTTTTCCTAGAATAAGGAATGAGAATAATGCACAAGGAGCATGGAATGTGCTGAAAAGAGAGTATAGAGGTGATAAGAAAGTGAGGTCTGTGAAATTGCAAGCTGTGAGGGCAGAGTTTGAATACATGAGAATGTCAGAAGGAGAAGGCTTAGAACACTATCTTTCTAAGTTTTTTGAAGCTATAAACAGTCTGAAATCTCTAGGAGAAGATGTACCTGAGATTAGGATTATGCAGAAGCTCCTAATGAGTTTAAATAGGAGATATAAGTCCATTGTCTCTATCATTGAAGAGACAAGGGACCTTGATGTGCTGAAGGTGGAAGAAGTTATAGCCTCTGTCAAAGTATTTGACAAGAGGGAAGACCTGCATGATGAACAAGATAAGATTACAAGGACTGAAAAGGCATTTAGTAGTCTCAAAATGGGCTATAATCATGCTGCAAACAAGGCTATGCAGGGGAGATCTAGTCCAAGATGGCAGGGACATGATCAAAGGCATGTGGGCTGGTCTCAAGGAAGAAATGTGAATAATCATCACAATTTCAGTCACAACACAAACTGGAATAACAGAACTGGAAGTAGCAGCACCAGTTCACAGCACAGAGGTGAAGGtaatcaaacaaacacaaagCCTCAATGTTCTGTATGTCAAAAATTTCATTTCGGAATATGTAGATATAAGGGGAAGCCTAAGTGTGGGAAATGCAGTCGGTTTGGACATTATTCCAAAGACTGTGACAGCAACAAGCAGCTAGCTAATAGTGCAAAGGAGGAAGAAGTGTGCACAAGCACTATGTTTTATGCATGTCATGCTGCCAGCATAAAGAATGAAGATGTGTGGTTCATTGATAGTGCATGTAGTAATCATATGACCTCTCAAGAGGAGAATTTAATTGATGTTGATAGAAGTATCACTTGCAAGGTGAAAATGGGTTCAGGAGATTTGGTTCAATCCACTGGAAAAGGAACATTAGTTCTTGAAACCAAAAAGGGCAGAAGATACATAAATGAGGTGTTGCTAGTCCCAGGTTTGGATGAGAATCTACTTAGTGTAGGTCAAATGATGGAACATGGTTACTACATCTTGTTTGGGGGCAACAAGGCAGTAATATTTGATAATGAGAAACTAGAGAATGTGCTTGCAAAAGTAATAATGAAGGGGAATAGATGTTTTCCCCTTGCACTGGAATCTTTAACTCCTGCAGCTATGAAAGCATCAGTTAATGAAGATTCTTGAACATGGCATAGAAGGCTTGgccatttaaattttgcaagtatgaagaagatgaaacagGAAGAGATTGTGTATGGCTTACCTGTGATAGCAGATTCAAGGAATGTGTGTGAAGGCTGTGTAAAAGAGAAGCATCACCGAGAGAAATTTGATCAAGGGGAAGCATGGAGAGCCAAACATCCACTGGAACTTGTGCATACTGACCTCTGTGGACCAATGCAGGCAGCATCAATTGGTGGGAATAGGTACTTTCTTACCTTTATTGATGACTACTCTAGAATGTGTTGGGTATATTTCCTCCGAAATAAATCTGACACATTAAGtgttttcaagaaatttaaaatacttgTTGAGACACAAAGTGGCTACtctctaaaaaaattgagaagtgATAGAGGAGGAGAATATACCTCCTATGAATTTCAGAATTATTGTGCAAGTCTGGGTGTGGAGAGGCAGCTCACAGTAGCCTATTCTCCTCAGcagaatggagtggctgagagGAGAAATAGGACCATAGGAGAAATGGCAAGATCAATGTTGATTGAGAAAGGAATACCCACTGAATTCTGGGGAGAGGCAGTGAATACTGCTGTGTATCTTCAAAATAGGTGTGTTACATCAGCTGTGGAGGGTAAGACACCATTTGAAGCCTTCACGGGAAGGAAGCCTGGAATTAAACACTTAAGGGTGTTTGGGTGTGTATGTTACACACTCATTCCAGCAGCACTAAGACAGAAACTGGACAGTAAGGCAGAGAAGGGAGTGTTTATGGGTTATGGAAGTTGTGAGAAAGGATATCGGGTGTATATTCTGGATTCAAAGAAGATAGTGCTGTCAAGAAGTGTTGTTTTTGATGAGAGCAGGTTCTGGAATTGGACTGAAAATCACATGGAATCAGTCACACAGCAACTAAGGTTTGAATGCAACAAAGAAGAGAGTGAAGTAGAAGAAACAAATGTAGATGCTGCATAGAATTATGATGGCATTGATCAGTTAAGCTCACCTGCAAATGGTTCAGTGACAGAATCAGTTGAGAATATCAGTCAAGGATCATCACCTAGTTCAACTCCAGTGAAGTTAAGGAGCATTGAAGACATTTATAATAGATGTCACATGAGCTTCATTGAaccagaaaattatcaagaagcagCAAAGAGTAAAGACTGGCAGGATGCAATGAGAACTGAATTAGAGATGATAGAGAAGAATCATACATGGGAGCTAATTGACAGACCTTCTGATGCGCCTGTGATAGGTGTGAAATGGGTCTTCAAGACAAAGCTCAATCTTGATGGGTCCATACACAAGCATAAGGCTAGACTTGTAGCCAAGGGATATGCTCAAAAACCAGGGGTGGATTACAATGAGACTTTTGCTCCAGTAGCAAGGTTGGATACTATAAGGACTCTCATTGCGTTGGCAGCTCAAAAGTGTTGGAAATTATTCCAACTAGATGTTAAGTCAGCATTTCTAAATGGAATGCTTGACGAGGAGGTGTATGTGGAGCAACCCGAGGGGTTTGAAGTGAAGGGGTCCAGCCACAAGGTGTATAAACTATACAAGGCTCTATATGGACTGAAACAAGCCCCTAGAGCCTGGTACAGTGAAATCGATGCTTATCTTACAAGTTGCAAATTTGAAAGGAGTGCAAGTGAAGCAACTTTGTACACCAGAAGTGATAGTGAAGGAGGCCAGATCATTATCTcaatatatgttgatgatatagtGTATACTGGAAGTAGTGAAAGGATGATGACTGAGTTTAAGAGGGAGATGATGTAGAGGTATGAAATGTCAGACCTAGGGCTTCTTCATCACTTTCTAGGGATTGGTGTATTGCAGACCAATCAAGGAGTTTTTATTCACCAAAGTAAGTATGCTAAGTCTCTACTTACTAAGTTCGGACTTGAGGACTGCAATCCAGTTGCAATTCCTCTAACCGTGggtgaaaaattaaagaagcaaGATGGCAGTGAACCTGCAGATGAAGGGTTGTATAGAAGGATAGTGGGAAGCTTGCTGTATTTGACAGCAACAAGGCCAGACCTAATGTATTCAACAAACTTACTATCAAGATTCATGAGTTGCCCTACAAAGAAACATATGGGGATTGCTAGAAGGGTATTGAGATATGTTCAAGGTACCCTAGACTATGGGATTGAGTACACAAGAGGCAAATCAGCTACTCTAATCGGTTATTGTGATGCTGATTGGGGGGGCAGTGAGGATGATAGCAGGAGTACCTCAGGCTATGCTTTTAGCTTTGGAAGTGGTGTGTTCTCTTGGGCTTCTGTAAAACAGAGCACAGTGGCTCTGTCAACAGCAGAAGCTGAGTATGTCTCAGCTTCTGAAGCCACGGCACAAGCCATTTGGCTTAGGTTTGTGCTTGAAGATTTTGGAGAGATGCAGGCTGAGGCAACTCCATTGTATTGTGACAACATGTCAGCAATATCGATGGCCAAAAATCCTGTTTTCCATCAGAAAACAAGACACATAAACAGGAGATATCACTTTATCAGGGAATCTTTGAAAGAAGGGTTGATCAACATGCAATTCTGTAGGGGTGAGGACCAGTTGGCTGATATATTCACCAAGGCTCTACCTAAAGACAGATTCAACTATCTAAGACTGACTCTTGGGGTTAAACCAGTCAGCAACTTAGGAGAGGCTGTTGGTAATTAAGTTGCTGAGCTGGATTTACAAATAAGCAAATGCAGAAGATTGAAGGGAAAAGTTGACAGTAAAGaaggaggaaaagaagaagctgaAGAAAGTTGTTATGTAATGATTAGTTAGTTGCATTTCAGTTATTTGTAACtaactaagaaaagaaaaagtaattaaatgctTTTCTGTAGGCCTAGCTGTTAAAGGCTGTAAAAGATCACACAATACGTGTGTTCTCCCCAAATCAGTTTATAAGGGGCATTTTGTCAAGCATGTTGTGTGTGGAAAATATATACAAGAATTACCTTTTTCTGCAACTCTCTCCATTCTTCAACCTTCTGTGCAAACCTTTTTCTCCTACTACCCAAATCAACAATCAACCTacaaatcatcaaataaacACAATCAAACACAAGATTAAAACTTCAACAGGATTCCCTCATGGAAGCCTCACACTGCTTGTTGCACCTGGGAAGGTGTTACCTTCCATGAAGTCACAACACATGTGATTGGCCTTAACATCAGTGGTTACAGCATTTCTGATCTTGTTAATTCGAGTGACATCCTTGACCTCTCCTACCTTGAAAGACTAAATCTTGTCAATTGCAATATTAGAGAAATCCCGAGGTTTCTCCGAAACCTAGATGGGTTGGTTGAGCTAGACCTTTCTAACAACAAAATCCATGGCCAAGTGCCGAAATGGATTTGGCAATTACAAAGTTTGGTTCACTTGAATTTGTCCAACAATTCTCTTAATGGAATTGAAGTTCCAGTTTCTAGTCAACCATTGGATTCATTGATCTTCCTTGATCTCACATCCAACTTGTTAGAAGGGTCAATCCCAGTTCTACCATCCTCCATCAAATTTCTCTCACTTGCCATCAACAAGCTCACCAGAGAGATTCCTGTGTCATTCTGCAAAGTGAGCAGTCTAacaattttgggtttttgttataattacaTGACTGGAGAAATTCCACAATGTCTTATGGTTGAGCTACACATTTCAATCCTTTTCCTCGTAGCTTCAAATCTATCATTAGCTAAAAGCCAAGTCTACTAATTGCTTTGCTGCCACATATCCTGCTATGCACTCTACCTCTGCAGTCAGTGGCGgaagtagaaaataaaattaagaggggccaagattttaattactttactacttaaactaaaattataaatatcataaagGGAGgggctgaaaaaaaaaattccttacagGGGCCGGGGCCCCTGCTAGCCCCTCCCTGGCTCCGCCCCTGTCTGCAATAAAATATGCACCAATAGAAAACACTTCCTCCTATAGTAAAACAATATCTTTAGTTGCTCATCATTTCATTATCACTTTCAAGCCAGTCATTGTTAAAAAACCAACAAGTTTAATAGAACTAGATTTCACAAAATATATGCCAAACTCCACGGTACCTTTCAGATATCTTAAAACCCTTTTGACTGCCACAAAGTGAATTTGACTTGGACTTTGTATGAATCTAGAGAGGTAATTGACAACAAACACAATATCTGGATGTATAGCAATTAAATATAACAAGCTGCCAACTAAACTTCTATAGACTTTACCATTTGTTTTTAAGCTCTATAGTCCTTTTTTAACTTCTCTCCTAGTGCCATAGGAGTATTAACTAGTTTGCAATTTTCCATAACAAACTTATTTAGTAGCTTCAAAGTGAACatcttttgacataaaaaataatcatatatagACCGAGTTATCTCCATACCTAAAAAATATGTCAACAAACCAAGTTCATTCATCTCAAACTTATCCTTCATGTTGCCTTTAAACTCTTCTACAAGTTGCTCCTTGTCACTTGTGATCAATAAATCATCTATATATACTATCACAATCGGTTTATGTTTATCAACATACTTCACATACAAAGTTCCTTTATTCATACTCCTCTCAAAGCCTAAGCTTAAGAGGTGACTATCTAATCTACTATACCAGGTCCTAGGAGCCTGTTTAAGTCCATACAAAGCCTTTAACAAATACACCTTATTTGTTGCAATCTCTTTTTCAAAACCATCAGGTTGTTCATCATATATTTCTTCATTTAAAATGCCATTTAAAAATGCAGATTTGACATCCAACCACGTACTTTGAGCTGCTAAAGcaagtaaaagttttattgtatTAAACCTAGACATTGGAGCAAAAGTGTCAATGAAATCAATACCTGGTTCCTGTGAATACCATTTTACTACAAGCCCTGCTTTGTATTTGTTGATATTTCCATttgcatttaatttagttttaaaaatccaCTTCATACCTATTACCTTCTTGTGAATTGGTCTATCTACCAATATCCAGGTTTCATTCTTTTCGATCATAGTGAGCTCCTCCTTCATTGCTGCTTTCCAAACTTGTGAATTGATTATTTCTTCAAAATATGTTGGTTTTATTTCAGCAACACGTATTATAATTATTAGCTAAAGACCTTGTCCCCTTCGCTGGTTTTTCATTGACATCATCATCCTTTACAACATCCATTTCAATTTATTGCTTCTGTTTTAGCCCTTCGATTAAAGCATTTTCCTAGTTCCATGTAACATTTTCTACAACTTTTCCATTTCTAGCAATCACCACCTTGTTAAATTTCAGATCATAGATTTTATGGGCCTTAGATTGAGTGCTACAACCTATAAGAATTCCTACATTTGCTTTTTGACATAGTTTACTCCTCTTTACTTCAGGTTTCAAAACATAACAAGGGTTaccaaaaacttttaaatgatTAACATTGAGTTTAAAACCATACCATATTTTATAGGGAGTTTAATCTGCCAAAACTATTGTGGCCATGTGATTTAGAAGGTAGGATGTTGTGTTCATTGCATTAGCCTAGAATTTTAATGGCATTTTCTTCTCATACAACAAACATCTTTCCATCTCCATTAATGTTCTGTTTCTCCTCTCACTAACCCCATTCTGTTGTGGAGTATAAGGCACTGTCAGTTGATGTTTGATCCTTTTCTTCACCAAATAACCCTCAAATTGTCTAGAGGTATACTCAGTCCCATTGTCAAACCTCAACATCTTTagtttgtttcttgtttctaGCTCAACTGCTGTCTTAAATTTCACAAACTCAGCAAACACATTAGccttaaatttaagaaaataaacccAACTAAACCTACTATAGTCATCAATAAATAGTAGAAAGTACTTTGAACCACTCAAAGTTTCATTTTGCATAgggccacacacatctgtgtgtaCTAACTAGAGTTTTAATgaagatctaaaagtattatCAGGAAAAACACTTATGGTCTACTTTCCTAACTGACAGGCTTCACAAATGTCATTTCGTTGTATTTTTGGTAAACCAGAGGCCATCTGCAAATCAGCCATCCTTTTCAAGGTTGCATAATTAAAATGCCCCAACCTTTTATGCCATAGAACATAATCATTTTATACAATAGTGTTGGCACTCAAACAAACTTCTTTCCAATCAACATTAAAAACTCATATTCATCATTTTAATAGTGAGTAATAATACCCCTTTTCTGTCTTTAATATAGCACACTCCATCATTCAAAAACAATGATTAACTAAATTCAATTAGTTGTCCTATATTGACAAGATTTTGATTAATCTTAGGTACATAAAGTACATTTTTGAGAGATTTTGTACATGAAATATCTATTGTAGCCATGAACAAAAGCTCTTCTttagcttttgatttttctacaACTTAAGCTTGTTTTACTACTTCTTCTTTGTTCTCACAAAATCTTTGGATGTGGTCAAATTGCTTGCAGTTTCTGCATTGTGCATTCTTGAGCCAACAATAAACTTcaagatgatttgttttttgacaGTATTTGCAAGGAAGGAAGTGCTATCTCCTGTATTTCCCTTTAGTGATGTTGTTTTGTTGTCAGTTATTTGATTgtcaaccttttctttttttctctttttccttctAGATTTCTCCTATAAGAGTTCTTAGCccgattcttttcttttgaaactgCAACAAGGGCTCCTTCACTTGTGCCTTCTTATTGGTAAGCTTGCCTTTGCTCAACTGCTTGTAATGCATTTACTAACTCTTGAAGACTCATGTCTGATAAGTCTTTTGAGTCTTCTAGAGAGAAAATTTTATGCTCAAATTTCTCTGGTAAACTTACCAGAACCTTCTTCATTATCCTTGAATTAGGAAAATCTCCCCCCAAAAGCCTTACTTGATTCACAATCTTTGAAATTTGAGATGAGAAGTCTTGACAATATCAGTTTCCTTCATATTCAGACCTTTAAACTGTCTTTTAAGATTTACAATTTGCATCTTTCTAGACTTCTCATCTTCACAAAATTTAGCTTTTAACTTGTCCTATATCTCTTTGGCAGTTTGACAAGCCATAATTCTGGTGAAGATTTCTTCACTCATAGCATTATGAAGACAAGTAAGAGCTTTGTATTGTTTTgccttttcttcattaaagaactTCATTTGTGCTACTGTGGGATTGTTCTCTAGTGGAGTTGGTTGCTTATCATTCTCTATTATCTCCCACAAGTCAAGAGCCTTAAGATAAGCCTCCATTTTAATAGCCCATACTATAATTTTGCCCTGTGAATACTAGTGTTTTTTCAGGAAAGcttaaagattttgtttttaaacctCAGTAATCTCTTGTGTTTTACTCGTATCtctttaaagatgaaaaataagcCTTGATACCAAATGTTGTTTAATGATATATAAATAACTTAGcttaattaaaagaacaaagaatAGAATAAGAACCCAAGGTTACTACCTGTCGCATTTGACATCGCGGTGaccttaaaaaattatatttcaatgaAAAGAACAAATTTCTAGCATATTGTTCTTAAAATGAGAaaggtcttgtttaag from the Populus nigra chromosome 1, ddPopNigr1.1, whole genome shotgun sequence genome contains:
- the LOC133676167 gene encoding uncharacterized protein LOC133676167; the encoded protein is MVSSGDLRTPQFNGVNYDFWAVKIETILIAFDLWDVVEFGIKSGSSVKEEESEKEDKKNDETESKDGETKSSIAEEANNAQGAWNVLKREYRGDKKVRSVKLQAVRAEFEYMRMSEGEGLEHYLSKFFEAINSLKSLGEDVPEIRIMQKLLMSLNRRYKSIVSIIEETRDLDVLKVEEVIASVKVFDKREDLHDEQDKITRTEKAFSSLKMGYNHAANKAMQGRSSPRWQGHDQRHVGWSQGRNVNNHHNFSHNTNWNNRTGSSSTSSQHRGEGNQTNTKPQCSVCQKFHFGICRYKGKPKCGKCSRFGHYSKDCDSNKQLANSAKEEEVCTSTMFYACHAASIKNEDVWFIDSACSNHMTSQEENLIDVDRSITCKVKMGSGDLVQSTGKGTLVLETKKGRRYINEVLLVPGLDENLLSVGQMMEHGYYILFGGNKAVIFDNEKLENVLAKVIMKGNRCFPLALESLTPAAMKASVNEDS